The following proteins are co-located in the Eubalaena glacialis isolate mEubGla1 chromosome 14, mEubGla1.1.hap2.+ XY, whole genome shotgun sequence genome:
- the C14H2orf78 gene encoding LOW QUALITY PROTEIN: uncharacterized protein C2orf78 homolog (The sequence of the model RefSeq protein was modified relative to this genomic sequence to represent the inferred CDS: substituted 1 base at 1 genomic stop codon) produces MRCSAAATQTSSSVVSSSLVPAVDVSFSSLTMSENSQNPSLLGTLNALQHSLPVESNATSPTRSVCNFSRVSAPAVSSASATGTSFQTLMGSAYLYQHSSTTMLSGVTDHSQISTSAPSYPGVLEWDITGSTEKNSSSLGDFTLAVTDQHTAASSMFMAAQYDKTSDTNNMVPLYPSLSARLAQGTPSHIPNQGHSLSLPYQEGSQVYYYNQGTLGSLLYGELGSCLQSYGSVSYTGSRASVQPEMVMGLKEIQPTNILPPASTSGIYYPVSAQPIPETSFQVTETSLVMKNSLGLQPPSQTFCVTQTQELPKSCSSRNIHILESNPSSELGDISVTAPVQRASTLLALPPAPSQGQTESKNLDDIKTKLSKPLDAYQIPIENQDPPLLPLEIPDIHQLLACTDPLSQEQQPGSENADLGKNSLSREDLASLENGIESSSGFADITTLAEDIHLPQLFNSLKDLDPSQGPNVIKAKDTRATKVNQVQEKPSVIKVPSDQPRKNKHKASEPISGAPKAKIQPKNPECLLGGEVVICKAAVSDRAPVNTAKHSEGKPQKAASRKISKTKSHGQEKTKRTRGRNKAEENKQSGYKVKAEEKPTIPXTKQKEHQTELLQESFKKPRTSLGMHMLESVKVFHALGKKNDKKTGLSSCRVLGNSSNPKDPQPPPAIQPWRHTPREGKSPEKTQVEAQKPDSSAETECPFPSQYELPPPGKVKLIPLPFSAWDQPQARPAPRRPQSLASHRPAVAYRAQPASTNSAQPAAVNSSQPAPASLPGPAKPAQTTVTNPTQPGWTNHTQPNVPQSAAPRPAPYKTSSCTSLQREPVPPAVTKRQSPPKRQTQLLRQDFSKQQIPWREPNVPEPVMSKPIEREQRPEREAMKRRAQQRRENAARYTSSGKLQFFTEREEEMEIADYYGYVK; encoded by the exons ATGCGCTGTTCAGCTGCAGCCACTCAGACATCCTCTAGTGTTGTCTCCTCATCCCTTGTACCTGCAGTtgatgtttccttttcttctctgaccatgtcag AAAATTCCCAAAATCCATCTCTACTTGGCACTCTAAATGCTCTGCAGCATTCTCTTCCTGTGGAGAGCAATGCAACTTCCCCAACACGAAGTGTCTGCAACTTCTCCAGAGTCTCTGCTCCTGCCGTCAGTTCGGCATCGGCTACTGGTACCTCTTTCCAGACACTCATGGGTAGTGCCTACCTTTACCAACATTCTAGCACGACTATGTTATCTGGAGTTACTGACCACAGCCAGATCTCCACGTCAGCTCCTTCCTATCCAGGTGTTCTTGAGTGGGACATCACAGGAAGCACTGAAAAGAATTCTTCTTCACTCGGAGACTTTACTCTGGCAGTCACTGACCAGCACACAGCTGCTTCCTCCATGTTTATGGCAGCCCAGTATGATAAAACTTCAGACACCAATAACATGGTCCCTCTATATCCATCACTTTCGGCCAGACTTGCTCAGGGAACACCATCTCACATTCCAAATCAGGGACATAGCCTGTCACTTCCCTACCAGGAAGGAAGCCAGGTATATTACTATAATCAAGGCACACTGGGGTCTTTACTGTATGGAGAACTTGGCTCCTGCCTGCAATCCTATGGCTCTGTGTCATACACAGGAAGTAGGGCCTCTGTGCAACCAGAAATGGTAATGGGACTAAAGGAGATTCAGCCCACAAATATCCTACCACCAGCTTCCACCTCTGGAATCTACTACCCAGTGTCTGCTCAACCCATCCCAGAAACAAGTTTTCAAG TGacggagacttccctggtgatgaaAAATTCCCTGGGATTGCAACCTCCAAGCCAGACATTTTGTGTGACACAAACTCAAGAACTCCCCAAGTCCTGCAGTAGCAGAAATATTCACATACTTGAGAGTAACCCATCATCTGAACTTGGGGACATTTCAGTGACAGCTCCAGTCCAGCGTGCCAGTACTCTCCTGGCCCTGCCTCCAGCTCCAAGCCAGGGACAAACAGAGAGTAAGAACTTGGATGATATTAAAACCAAGCTTTCAAAGCCTCTGGATGCCTACCAGATCCCAATAGAAAACCAAGATCCTCCACTACTCCCTTTAGAAATCCCTGATATTCACCAGCTGCTGGCCTGCACCGATCCCCTCAGCCAAGAGCAGCAGCCTGGTTCTGAAAATGCTGATCTGGGAAAGAACAGCCTGAGTCGTGAGGACCTAGCGTCACTTGAAAATGGGATTGAATCTAGCAGTGGTTTTGCAGACATTACTACACTGGCGGAGGATATTCACCTTCCCCAGCTCTTTAATTCTTTGAAAGATCTTGATCCATCCCAAGGTCCCAACGTGATCAAAGCTAAGGACACCAGAGCCACTAAGGTGAATCAGGTGCAGGAAAAGCCAAGTGTCATAAAGGTTCCCTCTGATCAACCCAGGAAGAACAAACATAAAGCCTCTGAGCCTATCAGTGGTGCTCCCAAGGCCAAAATCCAGCCAAAGaatccagagtgcctgttagggGGAGAAGTGGTTATATGCAAGGCTGCAGTCAGTGACAGGGCTCCCGTGAACACGGCCAAGCACTCTGAAGGCAAACCTCAGAAAGCTGCATCCAGAAAGATCAGCAAAACTAAGAGCCATGGGCAGGAAAAGACCAAAAGGACCAGAGGAAGAAACAAGGCTGAAGAGAATAAGCAGTCAGGGTACAAAGTCAAGGCAGAAGAGAAGCCAACAATTCCCTAGACGAAGCAAAAGGAACACCAAACTGAGCTTCTCCAAGAGAGCTTTAAAAAGCCTCGAACCTCCCTAGGCATGCACATGCTGGAGTCTGTGAAGGTTTTTCATGCACTGGGGAAGAAGAATGATAAGAAAACTGGGCTCTCTTCCTGTCGGGTCTTGGGAAATTCAAGCAACCCGAAAGACCCCCAGCCACCCCCAGCTATCCAGCCATGGCGGCATACCCCACGTGAGGGTAAGAGTCCTGAGAAAACTCAAGTCGAAGCCCAGAAACCAGACAGCAGTGCTGAAACAGAGTGTCCATTTCCATCCCAGTATGAGCTGCCTCCTCCTGGGAAGGTCAAGTTGATACCTTTGCCTTTTTCTGCCTGGGACCAGCCTCAAGCTCGACCCGCTCCTCGGAGGCCACAGTCTCTGGCCTCACATCGGCCTGCTGTGGCTTACCGTGCCCAGCCTGCTTCTACTAACTCAGCTCAACCTGCTGCAGTCAATTCATCCCAGCCAGCTCCTGCCTCTCTGCCAGGTCCCGCCAAACCAGCTCAGACAACTGTGACCAACCCAACCCAACCGGGTTGGACCAACCATACCCAGCCTAATGTCCCTCAGTCTGCTGCTCCTAGGCCTGCACCCTACAAAACTTCATCTTGCACTTCTCTCCAGCGGGAGCCCGTTCCCCCTGCTGTGACTAAGCGCCAGTCCCCACCCAAGCGCCAAACCCAACTTCTACGCCAAGACTTCAGCAAGCAACAAATTCCATGGAGGGAACCCAATGTGCCTGAGCCAGTAATGTCAAAGCCCATCGAACGAGAGCAGAGGCCAGAGCGAGAGGCCATGAAGAGGCGGGCTCAACAACGACGTGAGAATGCTGCCAGATACACCTCTTCAGGGAAACTGCAATTTTTCactgagagggaagaagaaatggaaattgcTGACTACTACGGATACGTCAAGTGA